From Mycolicibacterium nivoides, a single genomic window includes:
- a CDS encoding lytic transglycosylase domain-containing protein, whose translation MSPVRWLRAVAVIAATALLLASSCSWHLGTPIPEGVPPPAGDPVPAIDTYAKGRPADQLHEWAEQRAPALGMPVNALEAYAYAARVAQVENPNCQLAWTTLAGIGMVESHHGTYRGAMIARNGDVTPPIRGVQLDGTAGNLRIPDTDKGKLDGDPLMDRAMGPMQFIPETWGHFGVDANNDGVVSPDNFDDAALSAAGLLCWYGKDLSTPRGWMTALKAYNNSEQYARMVRDWATAYAAGHGL comes from the coding sequence GTGTCGCCAGTGCGTTGGCTGCGGGCTGTCGCCGTAATTGCTGCGACAGCGCTGCTGTTGGCATCCAGCTGTTCGTGGCATCTGGGGACCCCAATTCCCGAAGGCGTGCCGCCGCCGGCCGGGGATCCGGTGCCCGCGATCGACACCTATGCCAAGGGCAGGCCCGCCGATCAGCTGCACGAGTGGGCCGAGCAGCGGGCACCCGCGCTGGGCATGCCCGTCAACGCCCTGGAGGCCTACGCGTACGCCGCGCGCGTCGCCCAGGTGGAAAACCCGAATTGCCAACTGGCCTGGACCACGTTGGCCGGCATCGGCATGGTCGAGAGCCACCACGGCACCTACCGCGGCGCGATGATCGCGCGCAACGGCGACGTCACCCCGCCGATTCGCGGCGTGCAACTGGACGGGACCGCCGGCAACCTGCGCATTCCCGACACCGACAAGGGCAAGCTGGACGGCGATCCGCTGATGGACCGTGCCATGGGGCCGATGCAGTTCATCCCGGAGACCTGGGGGCACTTCGGCGTCGACGCCAACAACGACGGGGTGGTGAGCCCGGACAATTTCGACGACGCGGCGCTGTCGGCGGCCGGCCTGCTGTGCTGGTACGGCAAGGACCTGTCCACCCCGAGAGGCTGGATGACGGCGCTGAAGGCCTACAACAACTCCGAGCAGTACGCCCGAATGGTGCG